Sequence from the Rhodohalobacter sp. 614A genome:
AAACCCAGCCAAACCCCCATTGACGGCGGACTCGCCCTGCTGGCCGCCGCCGGCGGTGCCTATGCCATCAAAAAATTAAAGCAAAGGAAAGATTAATATTTGTGAGGTCTATATAGGAATAGGGATTCAGTGTAGGTTATCTGGAGCAAATCTACCGACCTGTAGTTTCAACCTATATTTATCATCTATTTTTAACAGCATTTAAGTTTGCCTTAGTCCTTGGTTAATTTTTATTGTAGCAATACTCCTTTTTGAACATTTCAAAAAAAGAGTAAAACTACTTTGAAGAAATGCTATCCAAAGCCTTATATTTGTAATCTTCTTGCCCGGGTG
This genomic interval carries:
- a CDS encoding PID-CTERM protein-sorting domain-containing protein, coding for KPSQTPIDGGLALLAAAGGAYAIKKLKQRKD